A genomic window from Silene latifolia isolate original U9 population chromosome Y, ASM4854445v1, whole genome shotgun sequence includes:
- the LOC141628409 gene encoding uncharacterized protein LOC141628409 → MTTAEALKQINDTLVAMMERLTAVEAKIAVEAPIPPPPETEFEKRFRLIEEQLKLSRGENVHYENARGYMPVQDKLPTNFVLSDIPKFKGTEDPLQHIRSYKEYLALKGTTVCTLEVMTQKDKEGFTEFLNRWRAESVKLAKRPEETEMVDKFIKNLRPVYRDAIKYQHFGSFKDLIRVGRKIEDDVRSAKAEKPKGYQGASSFKAKTSSSANHIQAIGLLGGAPKGSQRHGPRAFTDIGCTYAYALQRLSAQEKLNPIGPTLDPPADRQGKWYKPNAYCAYHQGKGHDTENCYRLKHEIQDMIENGSLPIPTVRPNNLNNPFGDHANAKIRRRQYDVSHLIQPICRLTGFFVGKVYVSRLSEYIPQAKNEVQIGDFTIDCTPYILRSENEINGVWADDEDDIYLSHQSPSKTPTKEATSVRALGEGSTSEASLIKQLQRTKADVSIWELMLSSFEHRQALLQALMNMTVSMHTTPDDVVSFVAPNQPRLTNAVTFSDEDLPSFGPQHCLAMYITVECRHKRLPMTLVDDGSAVNVLPLRTAFILGLEKSDFAPTTQTVRAFDGTVRRVSGLVTLSVNVGKVERKVNFQVIDVASYFNILLGRPWIHTAGAVSSTLHRKIKIPLKGEVVTIDATPIIVTGGDVTSEVQTDNTALESCGFEVVNAIESTFEAPNMDLYMGSRVCKTIFKTGKYFGYSMYPRRENPFQLKSPVPKGTRYGLGYEPTEEDSLRKRFSIEDRDIKMGPYLLTLNGHFVKAGEEILSLDFPKPLFNSKANKLVPGIEVFRDFFYIPEDIMAVATIKKEFVPIEDGKAMSLLFGEEKKPEIPNEVLVNMIVRSDRFDPSTFITNVDPQRNTSGWRKTMKWTDNKGSLFKMTIGEGQMFKPDDDSESESDISPKAKSRVLGVEDTPSQNEVEDRQVEEEEEEVEPPPQLVKGLEEYDQRSSVIEDTKVVNVGTTLEPQELKIGTTLDPAERKGFVELLNEFKDVFAWSYKDMPGIDREIAEHKIPIKTGSNQDKRSHVECVPSGL, encoded by the exons ATGACTACCGCAGAGGCGCTGAAGCAGATTAACGACACTTTGGTCGCAATGATGGAACGCTTGACGGCTGTGGAAGCCAAGATCGCGGTGGAAGCTCCCATACCACCGCCCCCGGAAACTGAATTCGAAAAGAGGTTCCGACTAATAGAGGAACAGTTGAAGCTATCCCGAGGGGAAAATGTGCATTATGAGAATGCCAGAGGGTACATGCCGGTCCAGGACAAGCTACCAACCAATTTTGTCCTAAgtgatatcccaaagttcaaaggGACGGAAGATCCATTGCAACATATCCGTTCCTACAAGGAGTACCTTGCGTTGAAAGGG ACAACTGTGTGCACActcgaggtgatgacacagaaggaTAAGGAGGGATTTACTGAATTCCTCAACCgctggcgcgctgaaagcgtgaagttggcCAAAAGGCCAGAAGAgactgaaatggtagataagttcatcAAAAATCTTCGGCCTGTCTACCGTGACGCTATCAAATATCAACATTTCGGCTCATTCAAGGACCTTATTCGAGTTGGAAGAAAAATTGAGGACGACGTTCGTTCTGCTAAGGCTGAAAAGCCAAAAGGGTATCAGGGTGCCTCCTCTTTCAAAGCTAAGACATCCAGTTCTGCCAATCATATCCAAGCCATCGGTCTTTTGGGAGGAGCTCCTAAAGGGTCGCAACGTCATGGGCCAAGAGCGTTCACTGACATCGGGTGTACCTATGCATACGCCCTCCAAAGGCTCTCGGCCCAAGAGAAACTGaacccaattggtccaactctgGACCCGCCTGCGGATCGACAGGGTAAATGGTATAAGCCCAACGCCTACTGTgcttatcatcaaggaaaaggtcatgataccgaaaattgttaCCGTCTTAaacatgaaatccaagacatgatcgagaatgggtcGCTCCCCATCCCCACCGTCCGACCTAACAACCTGAACAATCCTTTTGGCGACCATGCCAATGCAAAGATTCGTCGAAGACAATACGATGTATCTCACTTAATCCAACCCATCTGCCGTCTCACCGGGTTTTTCGTGGGGAAGGTCTATGTAAGTCGCCTTTCCGAGTATATCCCTCAAGCTAAGAACGAAGTTCAAATTGGGGATTTTACTATCGATTGCACACCATACATTCTCCGAAGCGAGAATGAAATTAATGGGGTCTGGGCTGACGATGAAGACGATATATATCTATCTCACCAAAG tccaagtaagacacccaccaaGGAAGCCACCTCAGTCCGggctcttggtgaagggtcgacctcagaGGCCTCACTCATCAAGCAGTTACAAAGGACTAAGGCAGATGTCTCCATCTGGGAATTAATGTTGAGCTCGTTTGAACACCGACAAGCTCTGCTTCAAGCCTTGATGAATATGACCGTGTCAATGCACACTACTCCAGATGACGTGGTCTCATTTGTTGCTCCAAACCAACCTCGACTCACTAATGCCGTAACTTTTTCTGATGAAGACCTGCCCTCATTTGGGCCACAACATTGTCTCGCTATGTACATCACGGTAGAATGCCGTCATAAGCGACTCCCAATGACCCTTGTCGACGACGGGTCTGCAGTTAATGTTCTCCCACTACGGACCGCTTTCATTTTGGGACTCGAGAAAAGCGACTTCGCACCCACTACGCAAACGGTTCGGGCTTTCGATGGCACAGTGCGCCGAGTGTCCGGACTCGTCACTTTAAGCGTGAATGTGGGAAAGGTGGAGCGCAAGGTCAATTTCCAAGTGATAGATGTTGCCTCATATTTCAACATTTTGCTCGGGAGACCATGGATTCACACAGCTGGAGCCGTGTCTTCTACCCTCCATCGCAAGATTAAAATCCCTCTCAAGGGAGAGGTAGTGACCATCGATGCTACTCCTATAATTGTGACGGGAGGAGATGTTACTTCCGAAGTGCAAACTGATAATACCGCCTTGGAGTCTTGTGGTTTCGAGGTAGTAAACGCAATTGAGTCCACTTTCGAGGCACCGAATATGGACTTATATATGGGAAGCCGTGTTTGTAAAACAATCTTCAAGACCGGAAAGTACTTCGGGTACTCCATGTACCCCCGAAGGGAAAACCCATTTCAATTGAAGTCGCCAGTGCCTAAGGGGACAAGATACGGGCTTGGGTATGAGCCAACTGAAGAAGACTCCCTGAGAAAGAGATTCTCGATCGAAGACCGAGACATCAAGATGGGGCCGTACTTGCTAACTCTAAACGGCCACTTTGTGAAAGCCGGGGAGGAAATACTGAGTTTAGACTTCCCAAAACCACTGTTCAACTCAAAGGCCAACAAGCTGGTCcccggaatcgaagtattccgtgATTTTTTCTATATTCCCGAAGACATTATGGCAGTAGCTACAATAAAAAAGGAGTTTGTTCCGATCGAAGATGGGAAAGCTATgagtctcctctttggagaggaaaaGAAGCCGGAAATACCAAACGAAGTCTTGGTAAACATGATCGTAAGGAGTGATCGTTTCGATCCATCTACCTTCATTACTaatgtagatcctcagaggaataCATCTGGATGGCGGAAAACCATGAAATGGACCGACAACAAGGGTTCGCTTTTCAAGATGACCATTGGAGAAGGACAAATGTTCAAGCCTGAtgacgattctgagtctgagtctgacatAAGTCCTAAGGCTAAGTCTAGGGTTTTAGGTGTCGAAGATACCCCTTCCCAA AATGAGGTCGAGGATAGAcaggtggaagaagaagaggaggaggtggaACCGCCTCCCCAGTtagtaaaagggttggaagaataCGACCAAAGAAGCTCGGTAATCGAAGATACCAAAGTTGTTAATGTGGGGACTACCTTAGAGCCTCAGGAGCTTAAGATAGGAACAACCTTAGATCCCGCAGAAAGGAAGGGGTTTGTTGAATTGTTGAATGAATTCAAAGATgtatttgcttggtcctacaaagatatgccgggTATTGATAGGGAAATCGCAGAGCACAAGATTCCGATCAAGACAGGTTCAAACCAAGATAAGCGAAGCCACGTAGAATGCGTACCgagtggtctttga
- the LOC141628411 gene encoding uncharacterized protein LOC141628411, with translation MDPIKYLFEKPVLNGRMSRWTLMLSEFDLKYVPLKAIKGKVVADFLADNPVEETDIVDTWSFPDEDIVHVEDDSANKLGVMKLTVHGDSSLVINQVMWSWKIKSSSLAPYQAKIEELEKLFEEVRYVYLPREENQFADALSKLAALINISDHMDSMPLCVERRSSPAYINAVDDAGESEAEPWYASIVRFKEAGEYPADLDTRGKRALRMLSAQFVKTNDGQLYKKTAQGVLLRCVDKTTSEKVMEEVHDGECGPHMNSHMLVRKIIRLGYYWTIMETDCRRYVRHCHNCQIFANIQHVPPSMLYTMMSPWPFSTWGIEIIGKVNPSGTGGHCYILVAIDYFTKWVEAKSYKVLNAKQVAKFIQNDIISRRRSAARVHR, from the exons ATGGACCCCatcaagtacttgtttgaaaAGCCGGTGCTAAACGGCAGAATGTCAAGATGGACCCTCATGCTAtcggaattcgatctcaaatacgtgccgctGAAAGCGATAAAAGGAAAGGTCGTTGCCGATTTCCTGGCCGATAATCCAGTCGAAGAAACTGACATTGTTGACACTTGGTCATTCCCAGATGAGGATATTGTCCATGTCGAAGATGAT AGCGCTAACAAGTTAGGAGTCATGAAGTTGACAGTACACGGGGATTCCTCCTTGGTCATTAATCAAGTGATGTGGTCATGGAAGATCAAAAGTAGCAGCCTGGCACCCTACCAGGCTAAGATAGAAGAGCTAGAAAAACTCTTCGAAGAGGTGCGATACGTGTACCTCCCAAGGGAGGAAAATCAGTTCGCTGACGCACTGTCAAAACTGGCAGCGTTGATAAACATCTCTGATCATATGGATAGCATGCCATTGTGTGTCGAACGAAGGTCTTCACCAGCTTATATAAACGCTGTCGATGATGCCGGGGAAAGCGAagccgaaccttggtatgcatCCATTGTGAGATTCAAAGAAGCAGGAGAATACCCTGCAGACCTCGATACACGTGGAAAGCGTGCATTGCGAATGTTATCCGCCCAATTCGTTAAAACTAACGATGGACAATTGTATAAGAAGACAGCACAGGGTGTCCTGTTGCGATGCGTCGACAAGACAACGTCAGAAAAGGTCATGGAGGAAGTCCACGACGGGGAATGTGGTCCGCATATGAACTCCCACATGCTAGTTCGGAAGATCATAAGGttaggatactattggacaaTAATGGAAACAGATTGTCGCAGATATGTCCGGcattgtcacaattgccaaatatttgCGAATATTCAACATGTACCACCTTCTATGCTATACACCATGATGTCaccttggcctttctcaacctggggaatCGAAATCATCGGAAAAGTAAACCCTTCTGGAACAGGAGGGCATTGTTATATCCTAGTCGCTATTGATTACTTTACCAAGTGGGTAGAGGCCAAGTCTTACAAAGTGCTAAATGCGAAGCAAGTAGCCAAGTTTATTCAGAATGACATCATCTCGCGTCGACGCAGTGCCGCACGAGTTCATCGATGA
- the LOC141628412 gene encoding uncharacterized protein LOC141628412, whose protein sequence is MSDNYKEWPEKISFALWGYRTSIRTATGATPYYLVYGMEAVQPAVELEVPSLRILLESQKRIERAFNKKVKPRGINEGDLVLKSVRALLPVDPRGKFKPNWAGPYLVKKILTGGAVRLTDLDGNDFSNPTNLDQLRKYYP, encoded by the exons ATGTCTGACAATTACAAGGAGTGGCCGGAGAAGATATCCTTCGCGTTGTGGGGATATAGAACATCCATCAGAACAGCCACAGGGGCAACCCCGTACTATCTAGTTTACGGGATGGAAGCAGTACAACCAGCAGTCGAACTGGAAGTACCCTCCCTGCGCATCTTGCTCGAAAGCCAG aaaaggatagagcgggcttttaacaagaaggtgaagcCCAGGGGAATTAATGAAggcgatttagttctcaaatcagtaAGGGCTCTATTACCGGTCGATCCAAGAGGGAAGTTTAAGCCTAATTGGGCTGGTCCTTATCTCGTGAAGAAGATACTCACAGGAGGCGCGGTACGTTTGACAGATTTGGATGGAAATGATTTCTCGAATCCAACGAATCTGGATCAGTTGAGGAAGTACTATCCTTAA